DNA from Oncorhynchus masou masou isolate Uvic2021 unplaced genomic scaffold, UVic_Omas_1.1 unplaced_scaffold_712, whole genome shotgun sequence:
TCTCAGGTGCATCAGAAGGCTCACACAGGAGGCAAACCATACCAGTGTGCTCACTGTAAGAAATCATTCAGCACGTCGTGGGGTTTAAAGGTTCACCGGCAGAATCGCTCTGGAGAGAAGCCCTACCAGTGCGCCGACTGTGGGAAGAGGTTCTCGGACCTGCGCAGCCACAAAGCCCACCAGAGCacccacactggagagaaaccataCACATGCCCTGTCTGTGGAAAAGGCTTTGCCTGGCTAAAGAGCCTACAGAAACACCAGGCCACACACAGCAGCAGTGGTGGTGGAGTCATAGAAGTACATATAGAATAATGTAGGATATCCTGgagggtttcactccaaccccaatCTTGCAGGGTAGTTACAACTACGggacaggagggtagctctccaggaacagagttaTAGGAGGGTAGTTACAACTACAGGACAGGAgggcagctctccaggaacagagttataggagggtagctctccaggaacagggttgggttataggagggtagctctccatgaacagggttgggttataggagggtagctctccaggaacagggttgggttataggagggtagcactccaggaacagggttgggctacagcagggtagctctccaggaacagggttgggttataggagggtagctctccaggaacagggttgggttataggagggtagcactccaggaacagggttgggctacagcagggtagctctccaggaacagggttgggttataggagggtagctctccaggaacagggttgggttacagcagggtagctctccaggaacagggttgggttacagcagggtagctctccaggaacagggttgggttataggagggtagctctccaggaacagggttgggttacaggagggtagctctccaggaacagggttgggttataggagggtagctctccatgaacagggttgggttataagaaggtagctctccaggaacagagttgggttataggagggtagctctccaggaacagggttgggttataggagggtagctctccaggaacagggttgggttataggagggtagctctccaggaacagggttgggttataggagggtagctctccatgaacagggttgggttataagaaggtagctctccaggaacagagttgggttataggagggtagctaCAACTACGggacaggagggtagctctccaggaacagggttgggttataggagggtagctctccaggaacagggttgggttacagcagggtagctctccaggaacagggttgggttataggagggtagctctccaggaacagagttgggttacaggagggtagctctccaggaacagggttgggttacagcagggtagctctccaggaacagggttgggttataggagggtagctctccaggaacagggttgggttacagcagggtagctctccaggaacagggttgggttataggagggtagctctccaggaacagggttgggttacagcagggtagctctccaggaacagggttgggttacaggagggtagctctccaggaacagggttgggttataggagggtagctctccatgaacagggttgggttataagaaggtagctctccaggaacagagttgggttataggagggtagctaCAACTACGggacaggagggtagctctccaggaacagggttgggttataggagggtagctctccaggaacagggttgggttacagcagggtagctctccaggaacagggttgggttataggagggtagctctccaggaacagagttgggttataggagggtagctctccaggaacagggttgggttacagcagggtagctctccaggaacagggttgggttataggagggtagctctccaggaacagggttgggttataggagggtagctctccaggaacagggttgggttataggagggtagctctccaggaacagggttgggttataggagggtagctaCAACTACGggacaggagggtagctctccaggaacagggttgggttacaggagggtagctctccaggaacagggttgggttacagcagggtagctctccaggaacagggttgggttacagcagggtagctctccaggaacagagttgggttataggagggtagctctccaggaacagggttgggttataggagggtagctctccaggaacagggttgggttataggagggtagctctccaggaacagggttgggttacagcagggtagctctccaggaacagggttgggttataggagggtagctctccatgaacagggttgggttataggagggtagctctccaggaacagggttgggttataggagggtagctctccaggaacagggttgggttataggagggtagctaCAACTACGggacaggagggtagctctccaggaacagggttgggttataggagggtagctctccaggttAATCAAGTCAAATCACCTGCATTTTAACCTTTTATTTGAAACCTTTTCCAGAAATGAGAATTAGATTCCAAAGGGAAAGCAATCGTCTCAGTGTGGTGCCGGAGGACGGGGCTGGACCAGCTGACATAAAAAAAGAAAAGGGGACAGTTTTGATTAAAAGCTTGAAATAAAAGTACAAATCCAGGTCAAAACACAGGGCCCTAATTATAGAAACACGACGTCACGCTCTCTCTTGGATGGGGGAATGCTGTTGTGTCAGAAGGCCTGTTTTAATTACATCAAAATGTCACATAAGCATGTGACTTGTAATTATATATTTTAGATGTTTATATACATACGCAAATGTCGTTTGTTAGCCTAGTTTTTTGTTCTCTCAAAGTGTTCTTTGGATGGATTGTGCAACAGGCGACGAggttatctttttttttttttccgaCAGCAAAATGTGCTCACTATAACATGAAGTGTATGGAGCAATGTTTGGTTTGGATCTGAAATGAATGGATGATGAAAATAAACATGGTCAGTTGTTGCACTCCGATCTGATATGTCTTTATTTTGTCGCTGAGTTCAAAGCACATGCTAACGTCTGGTAGCTTAACATCTGATTTCTGTCTTTATTTTGTCACCGAGTTCAAAGCACATGCTAACGTCTGGTAGCATAACAGTTTTCCACATTGTCACGTCTTCATATCCACTTTGAAGCCTTTCAAAAGCAGATCTGGCATTGGAACTGGAGGCTGAGCAAAACCACTCTAttgagcagtggaggctggtgggaggatctataggaggacgggctcgttgtaatggctggaaaAGAATTGAAATGGAATGGAGCCAAACGTGGTTTACGTATGTATTGTTTGATATCGTTCCATTTCAGACATGACAATGACCCAGtcttcctatagctcctcccaccagcctccactggttttgAGGAGTGTAACCCCCATCCAAAACATGGCTGCAGTTACTTGGTACACTACTTTAACAGATAAAGTGAAAGATTTTGTTTCGTTTCATGACTTATCTTCATTGATTAATTATACTGTATTGACAAATATGGTTTAACGATAACCTTTACACAAACATGATTGCCAACAGATTTGTCCAAGAGAAACAATTTACATCATaaactaggtttccatccaattggcgacagatttccATGTTAATATTCTAGAATTAGCATACATAAAATATGTGCATAttcccaccagtggtgtttcCACCAATGTGAATTGTTGCGAGTAAAATGAAATcagtgcgtgatgacgtagtgaaCGCAAAATGCACTTTTCCCACTCAAGttttcatgtaccgaataaatTTTTTCAATGTGTTTCCGTTGCATTTTCAACACTAcggatagttttgtcacaaaaactgttgcgttaaatagcaaatgttcctAGACTGGTTTTGGCACGTGCTCTCGATCCAGCAGCTCACAGAGAGTTTGGGTCGGTTAGTCTACAATAAAGTATGAGATTATAGATAAGGAGCGAGAATATTTTGATTTGTCAAAAGGCAATCAATCATCGATTATCatatcaccagaataagaccctcgacatttattggaaaggagcatcaagatcaccgtgcactttcaccatccAGTGAAGTTCATGATTTCGAcgtatttcatctgtagcctaataaactgcttGCTTTCCCGACGAGTCGTAAGGGAGGACCACAGACCACGTCATCGCGCGAGTGACTCCAAATTTACTTCGATATGACGGGTATTAATTATATCAATACTTGCACACATTTCTCCCATAAATAATTTGACCGACACAAAAAGACCCCATCATGTCGACGCACAAATTATCTgtcggcatttataaaattgtatcaAAAACTAAAACAGCTGTCATTCTTTTTTTGGTTTATACAGTATGACTTCACACACATAAAAACTGTAATGGAAACGTAGTAAAATGTGTCTTTCATGTAATGTCAGTTTCTAAACAAcgtaaaaaagtttttttttaaaacaacatTTAATCAAAATGACCATTTTTGCCAACATCTTAAACAAAGCGTTGACCTTGTGTCTGCTCAGCACAACGACAGAACATTCTAATAGACATGTTGACATCACCACTGTGACGTCATCATGGAACGAGTAGAGTGCTCGCAAAATaatgttctgtctctctttccaatGATGTGGCATCGATGGCATCCCCGAGGatgataaataaatatataaccagttatatatatatatatatatatattgagggggcttctgagtggcacagcggtctaaggcactgcatttcagtgcaagaggcatcactacagtccctggtttgaatccaggctgtatcacatccggccgtgactgggagtcccatagtgcagcgcacaattggcccagcgtcgtccaggtttggccggggtgggccgtcattataaatacaaatttgttcttaactgacttgcctagttaaataaaataaaataaaaaaaataaaaatgtaatgtcTGTTTCTAGCCAACTAAAAAAAAGAAATCAAGACATTATTACATCATCACGTGACGTAGAGTAGAGCTTGTCCTCGTCCTCTATGTTATTGAGTCCGCTACGCGTGGTGCTGTGGTCCGGGTTGAACTTCATATGTTCCTTCAGCTGCTTCAGCTGATagtaactcttcccacagtcgtAGCAGTAGaagggcttctctcctgtgtgaatcctCTGGTGCACCTTCAACTCTGAGGACGTGATGAAACGCTTGTCACAGTCGAAGCAGGGGTAaggcctctctcctgtgtgagtcctCAGGTGCACcttcaaagtaaaaaaaaatacacaatATAAATTGTGTTAATTAATAAGAATTTCAGTATATAGTAGATAGCAAGTATTGTGTTGTGTAAACTGAAATAAAATCCACAACTAAATAGTTATATTGTACCTTTAAGGTCCCCTGAGCACGGAAGGTCTTGTCGCAGTAGGAGCAGGCGTACGGCTTCTGGTCAGAGTGTATTCTCTGGTGGAGCTTGAGGTTGGACAGCTGTTTGAATGCCTTGTCGCAGTAGGAACAGCTGTGAGGCTTGTCCTGACTATGGATCTTCTCATGGACCCTGGAGCAACAGGTAATACATGAACACTGGTTAAGTACCAGTAGTTCTAGTTCACTTGAGTATCCCACCACGGGACATTGACTGGTTAAGTACTAGTAGTTCTAGTTCACTTGAGTATCCCACCACGGGACATTGACTGGTTAAGTACTAGTAGTTCTAGTTCACTTGAGTATCCCACCACGGGACATTGACTGGTTAAGTACTAGTAGTTCTAGTTCACTTGAGTATCCCACCACGGGACATTGACTGGTTAAGTACTAGTAGTTCTAGTTAAGTTGTgacagttaaaaaaaataatttaaaaagacATGACAACATTGAATCATAACAACAGAAAATACAGTTTAATGAAATAAATGACGACATAACGGATGTCGTAAATAAAACAAACAGATGACTTAATAATAATGTTTTCTCCAGATAAAAACGTAGTAACTTATTACAATGTCCGGTGGTTATTACGTTATCAGGTGAGTAACACATGGGCCCAAACTCACACAGCATCTCAAAGtaggagagctgatctaggatcaggtccccttgTACATGTGATGTTGTTCAGATCAGATCCAAtaggagagctgatctaggatcaggtccccttgTACATGTGATGTTGTTCAGATCAGATCCAAtaggagagctgatctaggatcaggtccccctgtacATGTGATGTTGTTCAGATCAGATCCAAtaggagagctgatctaggatcaggtccccttcTACATGTGATGTTGTTCAGATCAGATCCAAtaggagagctgatctaggatcaggtccccttgTACATGTGATGTTGATCAGATCcaataggagtgctgatctaggatcaggtccccttgTACATGTGATGTTGTTCAGATCCAAtaggagagctgatctaggatcaggtccccctgtacATGTGATGTTGTTCAGATCCAAtaggagagctgatctaggatcaggtccccctgtacATGTGATGTTGTTCAGATCCAAtaggagagctgatctaggatcaggtccccctgtacATGTGATGTTGTTCAGATCAGATCCAAtaggagagctgatctaggatcaggtccccctgtacATGTGATGTTGTTCAGATCCAAtaggagagctgatctaggatcaggtccccctgtacATGTGATGTTGTTCAGATCAGATCCAAtaggagagctgatctaggatcaggtcatctTGTACATGTGATGTTGATCAGATCcaataggagtgctgatctaggatcaggtccccttgTACATGTGATGTTGTTCAGATCCAAtaggagagctgatctaggatcaggtccccctgtacATGTGATGTTGTTCAGATCAGATCCAAtaggagagctgatctaggatcaggtccccttgTACATGTGATGTTGTTCAGATCCAATAGGAgacctgatctaggatcagatccctCGGTCCTGTCATTGTAATCTAAAAGACAAAAcggatcctaaatcagcactcctactcaagacggtttatgaatacaggccctgagtTACCGGAGCTCGCTGGAGGAAGGGAACTTCATGGGGCAGCTGCTGCAGTGGTACGGTTTCTCTCCGGTGTGGATACGCTGGTGCTTCTTCAGATGGCCAGACTCCACAAATGTCTTCCCACAGAAGGAGCAGCAGAACGGTCTCTCTCCGGTGTGCCTGCGCTCGTGGGATTTCAGGTTCCCCGTTTGGGCGAAGCCCTTAAAATGAAATCAAATTTAAAAGTGCATTTAAAATCACAACACTCTTTAGGTCTGGAGTAtttacactgagtgcacaaaacattaggaacgtcTTGCTGATATTGAGTTGCCCTTAGAACAGCCTCACTTGCTTGGGGGCGTggcctctacaaggtgtggaaagagttccacagggatgctggcccatgttgactccaatgcttcccacagttgtgtcatgttGGTTGGATgtgctttgggtggtggaccattcttgatacacacaggaaattgttgagcgtgaaaaacccagcagcgttgcggtatcttgacacactcaacccggtgcacctggcacctacctcaatactccgttcaaaggcacttaaatattttgtctccaggcttaacaatccttctttaacccgtctcctctccttcatctacactgattggagtggatttaacaagtgacatcaataagggatcatagctttcgcctggattcacctggtcagtctatgacatggaaagagcaggtgttcataatgttttgtacactcagtttatACACCTGGCGACATGGGTacgaatcctctctctctctctctgtatctgtctcccctATACATTCCGACTATCACTGTCCATAAAAAAAACACTATAAATTACTACAAAAAGTATTTTAAATTTGCAACACTCTTCACAGTAAAACAATcaaatgacaaaaaaataaaagCAAACAATCAGTAAAGGAGATTTAATAAAAGAACCAACCTTGCCACACACCTCACAGACGtaaggtctctctcctgtgtgtgttctctggtgggTCTTTAAAGCAGCCAGTATGGTGAAGCTCTTGTCACAGTCTGGACAGGGGAAGGGTCTCTCTCCTGTTATTGGGCAGGAGGACACAAAACACACAACGTAATTGAACTTGATTGTCTGATGATTGAatatgcctttaaaaaaaaaaaaggtacacTAGAACGACCTTAAACAATtcaaccccccaaaaaaagtgGACAGAACTTGTGGCAAAAATATCTTTTGACCAGATTGGTTGAGAACCCGACTCTTGATTTTTCACTTGACTGAACTTTGAAAAATAAATTTAGGCTGAATACTTTCGAAAGGAaccaaagtaaaaaataaaataaaaacctgtgtgtgtgagtgtgtgtctcttcagCTCGGCTGGTGAGCAGAACCTCTTGGCGCAGGCCGGTACGGAGCAGGGGTACGGTCTCAGTCGGGTGTGGATGACCTGGTGTTTGTCTAAGCTAACAGTGGTGGATAAACGCTTCCCACACCTAGAGCAGGGGAACGGCCTCTGATGACCGCCTTTGGTCTTGTTGGACTTAGTCCCTGGGTTTGCTGAGATCTtggtgctcctctcctctccctcctcatcttcctctctggATGCAGGGTCCTTGTCCGATGCCCCTCCACTGGCAGGGCCAGACCTGGGGTCGCTGTTATGGTGGGGGGTTGTTCTTGTCAGGGGTGGCTCGAGGGCCATTGTCAGGGGTGGCTCTAGGGCCATTGTCAGGGGTGGCTCGAGGGCCATTGTCAGGGGTGGCTCTAGGGCCATTGTCAGGGGTGGCTCGAGGGCCATTGTCAGGGCTGGAGTCATCAGAACTATGACTGGTAATGTCAGAAGTGGGGCTTGGGTTGTCATCTGAGGGAACAGAGAAATCTCAGGTCAGATAAGAAGCTTAGGTACACCATGGTagctcctctgtgatgctgtaaccactagtctgtataggatatactatgactcctctgtgatgctgtataggatatactatgactcctctgtgatgctgtataggatatactatgactcgtctgtgatgctgtataggatatactatgactcctctgtgatgctgtataggatatactatgactcctctgtgatgctgtataggatatactatgactcctctgtgatgctgtacaggatatactatgactcctctgtgatgctgtactcactagtctgtataggatatactatgactcctctgtgatgttgtataggatatactatgactcctctgtgatgctgtataggatatactatgactcctctgtgatgctgtataggatatactatgactcctctgtgatgctgtacccactagtctgtataggatatactatgactcctctgtgatgctgtataggatatactatgactcctctgtgatgctgtacccactagtctgtataggatatactatgactcctctgtgatgctgtataggatatactatgactcctctgtgatgctgtacccactagtctgtataggatatactatgactcctctgtgatgctgtacccactagtctgtataggatatactatgactcctctgtgatgctgtataggatatactatgactcctctgtgaagCTGTatagatatactatgactcctctgtgatgctgtacccactagtctgtataggatatactatgactcctctgtgatgctgtataggatatactatgactcctctgtgatgctgtataggatatactatgactcctctgtgatgctgtataggatatactatgactcctctgtgatgctgtacccactagtctgtataggatatactatgactcctctgtgatgctgtataggatatactatgactcctctgtgatgctgtactcactagtctgtataggatatactatgactcctctgtgatgctgtatagaaTATACTATGACTCATATGTGATGCTGTACTCACTAGTCAGTATaagatatactatgactcctctgtgatgctgtactcactagtctgtataggatatactatcactcctctgtgatgttgtataggatatactatgactcctctgtgatgctgtataggatatactatgactcctctgtgatgctgtataggatatactatgactcctctgtgatgctgtacccactagtctgtataggatatactatgactcctctgtgatgctgtactcactagtctgtataggatatactatgactcctctgtgatgctgtataggatatactatgactcatATGTGATGCTGTACTCACTAGTCAGTATaagatatactatgactcctctgtgatgctgtataggatatactatgactcatATGTGATGCTGTACTCACTAGTCAGTATaagatatactatgactcctctgtgatgctgtacccactagtctgtataggatatactatgactcctctgtgatgctgtataggatacactatgactcctctgtgatgctgtataggatatactatgactcctctgtgatgctgtacccactagtctgtataggatatactatgactcctctgtgatgctgtataggatataatatgactcctctgtgatgctgtataggatatactatgactcctctgtgatgctgtataggatatactatgactcctctgtgatgctgtacccactgtgatgctgtacccactagtctgtataggatatactatggctcctctgtgatgctgtactcactagtctgtataggatatactatgactcctctgtgatgctgtacccactagtctgtataggatatactatgactcctctgtgatgctgtacccactagtctgtataggatatactatgactcctctgtggtgctgtataggatatactatgactcctctgtgatgctgtataggatatactatgactcgtctgtgatgctgtataggatatactatgactcctctgtgatgctgtacccactagtctgtataggatatactatgactcctctgtgatgctgtactcactagtctgtataggatatactatggcttcttcctcttcctccttcttgaCGTTGAAGAACCCTGAAGGAAACACACAAGATTTAAATCACGGCAAGTTCTAAATAAACAAatcacaaagagagagaaggcaaGAGCACCTGTACTTGGGTGAGCCACACCCcatatctcttcctcctcttcttctgttTTCACATGGGCAAAATTCAGGTACGTTGTTAGGGGTGTTGTTAGGGGCCCACAGTCCTCCTGCTTCACCCCCCTCAGGGTCTGCGTTACTTGGTCCCCATGGATACATTTGGGCCCAGGGGACCCTGGGAGTTTGGTCTCCTGAGAGAGAAGAAAACTGAAGTGGATTTGTCACTACAATTATTTCCAGACAAAGCATTTTTATGGTTACATGTAGCTTTCTTTAGtgtgcgtatatatatatatatatatatatatatatatatatatatatatatatatatatatatatatatatattattttttttactttaatatatatatttactttaACTTTTTTTTTCGAAGCACATGCCGACCAGGAACAGTTGTAATGAATATAGTTGTTCAGCGAAACTCAATTATTTGGTAGGTACCGGACATATTTTAACATGATTAAGTTTGAAAAATGTGTGAACGGCAAGTTGAATGGCTGTTTCCTGGGCTTAAAGGATAATCGCAATATTCAACTGACTCCTTCGTAAACCCAGATTCTGGTTTATTCTACATCATGCCTGAACACGCATCTCTATACATATTCATTGATGGAAACTGCTAGCATCAACATGGTCGCTGCATATCACCAACATGGTCGCTGCATATCACCATTCTAGCTATTTCACTTCACTTCTAACGGGTAACGGGAAATATAATGGTGAAAGGTATCGATTAGACTGCTTCCACCGGGCAAGGAAACTGCTGCTTTGTTCAAAACCGCTGAACTGAGcacaaaatttaaaaaacataCGCCCACCTTCGAAACATTATCAATGTTATATTTGAGTTTATTGTTATCTACTCACCACCACGTCCATTGTATATAGTAGTGctctttaaaaaaagaagaagctcAGAATATGAAACAAActggttgttgtttttcttccgACTTCCGCCTCGGTGTCGTCAGACGTGACCATCTAGACGAGAGTAATCAACTACCGCTTGTGATTTATCGTTTACTTCAGTCTTTTTACTGTTAAGCTAGCAAGTTTATAGTTGGCCGATTGTAGCTTCTTGTCTTCCCGTTTGCTAATACAACTATTCAGCTATGAACTTCGCTTGTGTCTTACGTTCATCGGCCACGGGACTTCGTTGAACGGCGACTTTTGGAGATCACCGTCATATTGTGTCCTGGGCAACATCGAAAGACTAACAGGTTAACAGGTTTAGCTACCGTTAGCCATGGCCCTGTCCTGGTTGACATGACAACTTTCCCGA
Protein-coding regions in this window:
- the LOC135537117 gene encoding gastrula zinc finger protein XlCGF52.1-like, translating into MTTQAPLLTLPVIVLMTPALTMALEPPLTMALEPPLTMALEPPLTMALEPPLTMALEPPLTRTTPHHNSDPRSGPASGGASDKDPASREEDEEGEERSTKISANPGTKSNKTKGGHQRPFPCSRCGKRLSTTVSLDKHQVIHTRLRPYPCSVPACAKRFCSPAELKRHTLTHTGERPFPCPDCDKSFTILAALKTHQRTHTGERPYVCEVCGKGFAQTGNLKSHERRHTGERPFCCSFCGKTFVESGHLKKHQRIHTGEKPYHCSSCPMKFPSSSELRVHEKIHSQDKPHSCSYCDKAFKQLSNLKLHQRIHSDQKPYACSYCDKTFRAQGTLKVHLRTHTGERPYPCFDCDKRFITSSELKVHQRIHTGEKPFYCYDCGKSYYQLKQLKEHMKFNPDHSTTRSGLNNIEDEDKLYSTSRDDVIMS